In Chryseobacterium oranimense, a single window of DNA contains:
- a CDS encoding MFS transporter, translated as MAEMAGRYDAGKSGGKKKPNLSMLQIINMSMGFLGIQMAFGLQNGNASRILANFGADVHELSWFWLVAPITGLIVQPIIGHMGDNTWSPLGRRKPYFLIGAVLCAIGLVMLPNAASATQMMAANVLLMAVIFLAMMDASINVAMEPFRALVGDMLPKHQATIGFSVQTILIGIGAVIGSDLPNWLTKLGVSNVAPKGFVADNVIYAFYIGAAVLILSILYTIVTTKEYSPEEFASFEGGKPIAEHKSKLSDIFKDFRNAPSQMKKLGIVQFFSWFALFTMWVFTTSALATHHFGLSPEDTHSAEFNKAGDLTGSLFGSYNFYAIFFAFALTPIAKFIGKKQTHALALACGGLGLISMYFIKDIHSLWISMIGLGFAWASILAMPYAMLIDSIPQKKMGVYMGIFNFFIVIPQIINGVFGGPIVSSVFGKQAIDYIVVGGICMLIGAIVTMIFIKSEDETPKEIEEEIKQVHF; from the coding sequence ATGGCAGAAATGGCAGGAAGATATGATGCCGGTAAATCTGGCGGAAAGAAAAAGCCGAATTTATCGATGCTTCAGATTATTAATATGAGCATGGGATTTTTGGGAATCCAGATGGCTTTCGGTTTACAGAATGGTAACGCAAGCAGGATTCTTGCCAATTTCGGGGCAGATGTTCACGAATTATCATGGTTCTGGCTCGTTGCACCTATTACAGGATTAATTGTTCAGCCGATTATTGGTCATATGGGAGACAATACATGGAGCCCGCTTGGCAGAAGAAAACCTTACTTTTTAATCGGTGCCGTTTTATGTGCAATCGGTTTGGTCATGCTTCCTAATGCAGCTTCTGCAACGCAAATGATGGCCGCCAATGTTTTATTGATGGCCGTGATTTTCCTTGCCATGATGGATGCCTCAATCAACGTAGCGATGGAACCTTTCCGCGCCTTGGTAGGAGATATGCTTCCGAAACATCAGGCAACGATCGGCTTTTCCGTTCAGACTATTTTAATCGGAATTGGCGCGGTTATCGGCTCTGATTTACCGAATTGGTTAACAAAATTAGGAGTTTCAAATGTTGCTCCAAAAGGTTTTGTTGCGGATAATGTGATTTATGCATTCTACATCGGAGCAGCAGTTTTGATCCTGTCAATTTTATATACGATTGTTACCACTAAAGAATATTCTCCTGAGGAATTTGCTTCTTTTGAAGGCGGAAAACCTATAGCAGAGCATAAGTCGAAGCTTTCTGATATTTTTAAAGACTTCAGGAATGCACCTTCTCAAATGAAAAAGCTGGGAATCGTTCAGTTTTTCTCATGGTTTGCGTTATTTACCATGTGGGTTTTCACAACCAGTGCTTTGGCGACCCACCATTTCGGACTTTCCCCCGAAGATACCCATTCTGCAGAGTTTAATAAAGCAGGAGACCTTACGGGAAGCTTATTCGGTAGTTATAATTTCTATGCAATTTTCTTTGCATTTGCCTTAACTCCGATTGCGAAATTTATTGGTAAAAAGCAAACCCATGCCTTAGCTTTGGCTTGTGGCGGATTAGGTTTAATTTCCATGTATTTCATTAAAGATATCCATAGCTTATGGATTTCAATGATCGGGCTAGGGTTTGCATGGGCAAGTATTCTGGCAATGCCGTATGCCATGCTGATCGATTCTATCCCGCAAAAGAAGATGGGAGTATATATGGGAATCTTCAATTTCTTTATTGTCATCCCGCAAATTATCAACGGGGTTTTCGGAGGACCGATCGTAAGTAGTGTTTTTGGAAAGCAGGCCATTGATTATATCGTAGTAGGAGGTATCTGCATGCTGATTGGAGCCATCGTTACCATGATTTTTATAAAGTCAGAAGACGAAACCCCTAAGGAAATAGAAGAAGAAATTAAGCAGGTACATTTTTAA
- a CDS encoding nuclear transport factor 2 family protein gives MKKIAIICTVIILVLGFTGLNAQSNSTKFEKDKAEIGTMLDGFNVAAAKADFNTYFNYFADESTFIGTDATEVWDKKAFMIWAKPHFDKKKTWNFTSLKRNIYFSKDGKLAWFDELLDTQMKICRGSGVVEKINGSWKVKQYVLSVTVPNDVVDKVVVEKAPIEDVLIQELKTKK, from the coding sequence ATGAAAAAAATAGCAATTATATGCACGGTGATCATATTGGTGTTGGGCTTTACAGGTTTGAATGCCCAATCCAACAGTACTAAATTTGAAAAAGACAAAGCAGAAATAGGAACAATGCTCGACGGCTTTAATGTAGCAGCAGCAAAAGCTGACTTCAATACTTATTTCAACTATTTTGCAGACGAATCTACATTTATCGGAACCGATGCTACAGAAGTCTGGGATAAAAAAGCCTTCATGATCTGGGCAAAACCTCATTTCGACAAAAAGAAAACCTGGAACTTTACTTCACTTAAAAGAAATATCTATTTCAGCAAAGACGGAAAGCTGGCCTGGTTCGATGAACTGCTTGATACCCAGATGAAAATTTGCCGCGGTTCAGGCGTTGTAGAAAAAATAAACGGAAGCTGGAAAGTGAAACAATATGTACTTTCTGTAACCGTTCCCAATGATGTGGTAGATAAAGTGGTCGTAGAAAAAGCTCCAATAGAAGATGTATTAATACAAGAATTAAAAACTAAAAAATAA
- a CDS encoding NADPH-dependent FMN reductase has product MKVLAIAGSNSEVSMNRQLVAYASSLFENAEVEVIDLNPFEMPIYKHERELAGGVPQQAHDFASKIDGANILLVSLPEHNGTYSTAFKNVFDWVSRIKDRTVWNEVPMLLMSAAPGGRGGAGVLEAATKRFPFHGGNIVETFSLPFFNDNFDKAEQKISNEEKNSELKEKIKKMAALETILEK; this is encoded by the coding sequence ATGAAAGTTTTAGCAATAGCAGGAAGCAACTCAGAAGTTTCCATGAACAGACAGCTGGTAGCCTACGCATCATCACTTTTCGAAAACGCGGAAGTAGAAGTAATAGACCTGAACCCTTTTGAAATGCCTATCTATAAGCATGAAAGAGAACTGGCAGGTGGTGTTCCCCAGCAGGCCCATGATTTTGCATCAAAAATTGATGGTGCTAATATCCTTTTGGTTTCATTGCCTGAGCATAACGGAACTTATTCTACAGCATTTAAAAATGTTTTTGACTGGGTGTCCAGAATTAAAGACAGAACGGTATGGAATGAAGTGCCTATGTTGCTGATGTCTGCTGCCCCGGGAGGCAGAGGTGGAGCAGGAGTTTTGGAAGCTGCAACCAAGCGTTTTCCTTTCCACGGGGGAAATATTGTAGAAACTTTTTCACTTCCTTTCTTTAATGACAACTTTGATAAAGCTGAACAGAAAATCTCTAATGAAGAGAAAAACAGTGAATTAAAGGAAAAAATAAAGAAGATGGCGGCCCTTGAAACGATCCTTGAAAAATAG
- a CDS encoding MFS transporter — MNSKPVKITIIFLLAFLTGVNFVVFPALGTAFTDSSLFGLSSSQFGNLFIPQVICIIISCLAAPFLVNKWGPKIILAIGLLLMIISTGTLWMLQYHMNNASLLFPVLMILVAFTGSGFGLSITTLNPLAASMFEDKKSSAILILQFLVGLGTSAAPLMMNLIGNVKNWMYLPECIFVLVSTAFIAFLLLKLEKGTFFRLPGHFKIPPKLWVFFLAIVFYGFIEGTFGSFGAIILTNQGIDSNKASLGLSLFWGGIALNRLLFGIFSEKNNLSGVFLISPLIVAGLLLLLLVYNNPDIIVLIMFFIGFFMGSLFPGSIGWGTVEFPTLSVLVSGFLMAANQVGTGSITNVLGHFSNKNTTVFQFLIICLLIIFGLFFYLKRNSKIKEAF; from the coding sequence ATGAATTCCAAGCCGGTCAAAATTACGATCATCTTTTTATTAGCTTTTCTTACAGGGGTTAATTTTGTTGTATTTCCCGCATTGGGAACTGCTTTTACAGATTCCTCGCTCTTTGGGCTTTCCTCCTCTCAGTTTGGGAATTTATTTATTCCACAGGTCATCTGTATTATTATTTCCTGTCTTGCTGCTCCGTTTTTGGTTAATAAATGGGGCCCGAAGATCATTTTGGCTATTGGATTATTACTGATGATTATTTCTACCGGAACTTTATGGATGCTTCAGTATCATATGAATAATGCATCCTTATTATTCCCGGTATTAATGATTCTGGTGGCATTTACAGGCTCAGGTTTCGGACTTTCCATAACTACTTTGAACCCTTTGGCGGCAAGTATGTTTGAAGACAAAAAATCTTCAGCAATCCTGATTCTGCAATTCCTTGTAGGCCTGGGAACATCTGCCGCTCCGCTGATGATGAATCTGATAGGAAATGTGAAAAACTGGATGTATCTTCCGGAATGCATATTTGTTTTGGTAAGTACAGCATTTATAGCTTTTTTGCTTTTAAAATTAGAAAAGGGCACTTTTTTCAGGCTTCCCGGACACTTTAAAATTCCTCCCAAACTGTGGGTCTTTTTTCTGGCAATTGTTTTCTATGGCTTTATTGAAGGAACATTCGGAAGCTTTGGAGCTATCATTCTTACCAATCAGGGAATAGACAGTAATAAAGCCAGCCTGGGACTTTCCTTATTCTGGGGTGGAATTGCTCTGAACCGTCTGCTTTTTGGGATCTTTTCAGAAAAGAATAACCTGTCCGGGGTATTTCTTATTTCTCCTTTAATAGTAGCAGGATTATTGCTTTTACTGCTCGTATATAACAATCCGGACATCATTGTGCTTATAATGTTCTTCATCGGCTTTTTTATGGGAAGCCTATTTCCGGGATCTATTGGTTGGGGAACTGTAGAATTTCCTACACTCTCAGTATTGGTTTCCGGATTTCTAATGGCAGCCAATCAGGTGGGGACAGGAAGTATAACCAATGTTCTGGGGCATTTTTCCAATAAGAATACTACTGTTTTTCAGTTTCTCATCATTTGTCTGCTTATCATTTTTGGTTTATTTTTCTATCTGAAAAGAAATTCTAAAATAAAAGAGGCTTTTTAA
- a CDS encoding GMC oxidoreductase yields MYDIIIIGSGAGGATMAYQLADSGKKILVVERGDYVPVEKENWDSVEVFEKNKYTTTDLWLDKDGRQFRPGMHYNVGGNTKFYGAALFRLRKEDFKEIKHYGGISPAWPIQYEDLKDYYLEAEKLFHVHGKRGSDPTEPFDSEPYPYPPLPHEPRIQEIVDELRDYGLHPFELPIGVNFKPHETANAPYILNRFDGFPDAAERKGDAHLCALAKALEHPNVELMTNTKVIKINTNDSGTRVSEIIVEQQNGNTQTLSSDLLILSAGAINSAALLLQSKSEKFPDGLANTSDQVGRNYMFHQNTALVALYTQPNPTKFGKTFGINDFYHAGRDYEFPLGHIQMLGKSDEYQIRADSPVAAPGFTFELMAEHAVDFWLTSEDLPDPENRVTVENGQIKISYSPNNEEGHQHLKSELIKALKASGKFESFLFKGIYFSKGMDIASPAHQNGTTKMGLDPKISVVDANCKAHDLENLYIVDGGFFVSSGAVNPALTIIAMALRVGEHLKKNILTS; encoded by the coding sequence ATGTACGACATTATCATTATAGGAAGTGGGGCAGGAGGAGCAACCATGGCATATCAGCTGGCAGACAGCGGAAAAAAAATTCTGGTTGTGGAAAGAGGAGATTATGTACCTGTAGAAAAAGAAAACTGGGATTCTGTAGAAGTCTTTGAAAAAAATAAATATACCACCACCGATCTGTGGCTGGATAAAGACGGCAGGCAGTTTCGTCCCGGAATGCACTATAATGTAGGCGGAAACACCAAATTTTACGGAGCAGCTCTGTTCCGTTTGAGAAAAGAAGATTTTAAGGAAATAAAACATTACGGCGGCATTTCACCCGCGTGGCCTATTCAGTATGAAGATTTGAAAGATTATTACCTGGAAGCCGAAAAACTCTTCCATGTACACGGAAAAAGAGGTTCGGATCCTACAGAGCCTTTCGATTCGGAGCCCTATCCCTATCCGCCTTTACCCCATGAACCCAGAATTCAGGAAATTGTTGATGAGCTGAGGGATTATGGTTTGCATCCTTTCGAATTACCAATCGGAGTCAATTTTAAGCCTCATGAAACAGCCAATGCTCCCTATATACTGAACCGTTTCGACGGATTTCCCGATGCTGCTGAAAGAAAAGGTGACGCCCATCTTTGTGCCCTGGCAAAAGCCTTGGAACATCCTAACGTTGAGCTGATGACCAATACAAAAGTGATAAAGATCAATACCAATGATTCAGGAACAAGAGTTTCAGAAATTATAGTAGAACAACAGAATGGAAATACACAAACATTAAGTTCTGATCTGCTGATTCTTTCTGCAGGCGCCATCAACTCTGCTGCACTGCTGCTGCAAAGTAAAAGTGAGAAATTTCCTGATGGTCTGGCCAATACTTCAGATCAGGTTGGGAGAAACTATATGTTTCATCAGAATACCGCGTTGGTAGCTTTATATACTCAGCCGAATCCTACCAAATTCGGGAAGACATTCGGTATTAATGATTTCTATCATGCAGGCAGAGATTATGAGTTTCCTTTGGGGCATATTCAGATGCTGGGGAAATCAGACGAGTATCAGATCAGGGCTGACAGTCCTGTAGCAGCACCGGGTTTTACATTTGAGCTGATGGCTGAACATGCCGTTGACTTCTGGCTTACTTCAGAAGACCTTCCTGATCCCGAAAACCGGGTAACTGTTGAAAACGGACAGATTAAAATTAGTTACAGCCCCAACAATGAAGAAGGGCATCAGCACCTTAAATCCGAACTTATAAAAGCACTCAAGGCATCAGGTAAATTTGAAAGCTTCCTGTTTAAAGGCATTTATTTCAGTAAAGGAATGGATATCGCCTCTCCGGCCCATCAGAACGGAACCACAAAGATGGGGCTGGATCCAAAAATTTCAGTGGTAGATGCCAATTGTAAGGCACACGACCTGGAAAATTTATATATAGTGGATGGTGGCTTTTTCGTTTCCAGCGGTGCAGTGAATCCTGCCCTTACCATTATTGCAATGGCACTGAGAGTGGGAGAGCATCTTAAAAAGAATATTCTGACATCATGA
- the purN gene encoding phosphoribosylglycinamide formyltransferase yields the protein MKNLVVLVSGSGTNLQRIIDTIDNGEIQNAKVTLVVADRECYGLERAKNHKIENILIPRGKNFSSDLANVIPKDTDLIVLAGFLSILKPEFCENWNGKIINIHPALLPKFGGKGMWGHHVHHAVIEAGEKESGATVHFVTPGIDEGEAILQKSFEVTAEDTPETIAEKVHHIEYEIFPKAINKVLGNIS from the coding sequence ATGAAAAATTTAGTTGTACTCGTTTCAGGTTCCGGAACCAATCTGCAAAGGATCATAGATACTATCGATAACGGAGAGATCCAGAATGCAAAAGTAACTTTGGTGGTGGCAGACAGAGAATGTTACGGACTCGAAAGAGCAAAAAACCATAAAATAGAAAACATCCTGATCCCAAGAGGGAAGAATTTCAGCAGTGACTTGGCGAATGTGATTCCAAAAGATACGGACTTAATCGTATTGGCCGGGTTTTTATCCATTCTGAAGCCTGAATTCTGTGAGAACTGGAACGGTAAAATTATCAATATCCACCCGGCTCTGCTTCCGAAATTCGGAGGAAAAGGAATGTGGGGACATCATGTTCACCATGCAGTTATTGAAGCCGGAGAAAAAGAAAGCGGAGCAACAGTACATTTTGTGACCCCGGGAATTGATGAAGGCGAGGCTATTCTTCAGAAATCTTTTGAAGTAACAGCAGAAGATACTCCGGAAACCATAGCAGAAAAAGTGCACCATATTGAATATGAAATATTCCCCAAAGCGATCAACAAAGTCTTGGGAAACATTTCATAG
- the purM gene encoding phosphoribosylformylglycinamidine cyclo-ligase, with protein sequence MSNTYKSAGVDKEEGYKTVDKIKKAVGETHNSNVLNHLGSFGAFYEIGGYKNPVLVSGTDGVGTKLKVALDTKQYDSIGIDCFAMCANDILCHGAKPLFFLDYLACGKLDSEIAAEIVLGMVKACKDNNCALIGGETAEMPGMYQPGDYDVAGFCVGIVEKDQIIDGSAIKAGNKIIALPSSGFHSNGFSLVRKVFPNFEEEFEGKPLYETLLVPTRLYYQDIHKVLEEVKVSGIAHITGGGLYENVPRIIPEGLCASIDAAKIKIPSIMTELEKRGGVSREEMFGTFNMGVGMIIVLDADHAEKVLHLLDDAYEIGEITEGNEKIDLAI encoded by the coding sequence ATGAGCAACACTTACAAATCAGCAGGCGTAGACAAAGAAGAAGGATACAAAACGGTTGACAAGATCAAAAAAGCAGTGGGAGAAACCCACAATTCAAACGTATTGAACCATCTGGGAAGCTTTGGTGCTTTCTATGAAATCGGAGGATACAAAAATCCTGTGCTGGTTTCCGGAACAGACGGTGTGGGAACAAAGCTGAAAGTAGCCCTGGATACCAAACAGTACGACTCTATCGGTATCGATTGCTTTGCCATGTGTGCCAATGATATCCTGTGCCACGGTGCAAAACCTTTATTCTTCTTAGATTACCTGGCTTGCGGAAAGCTTGATTCTGAAATCGCTGCCGAAATCGTTCTTGGAATGGTAAAAGCATGTAAAGATAACAACTGCGCACTGATTGGTGGAGAAACTGCCGAAATGCCGGGAATGTATCAGCCCGGAGACTATGATGTAGCTGGATTCTGTGTGGGAATCGTTGAAAAAGATCAGATCATTGACGGCTCTGCGATCAAAGCCGGAAATAAGATTATTGCTCTGCCAAGTTCAGGATTCCACTCCAACGGATTTTCACTGGTAAGAAAAGTATTCCCGAATTTCGAAGAAGAATTTGAAGGAAAACCTTTATACGAAACCCTTTTGGTACCTACAAGACTTTATTACCAGGACATTCACAAAGTACTGGAAGAAGTTAAAGTTTCGGGTATCGCCCATATTACAGGAGGTGGTCTTTATGAGAACGTACCAAGAATTATCCCGGAAGGATTATGTGCTTCCATTGATGCAGCTAAGATTAAAATTCCTAGTATCATGACTGAGCTGGAGAAAAGAGGAGGAGTATCCCGTGAAGAAATGTTCGGAACCTTCAATATGGGAGTAGGAATGATCATCGTTCTGGATGCAGATCATGCTGAAAAAGTATTACACCTTTTAGATGATGCTTACGAAATAGGAGAGATCACAGAAGGAAACGAGAAGATTGATTTGGCGATCTGA
- the purH gene encoding bifunctional phosphoribosylaminoimidazolecarboxamide formyltransferase/IMP cyclohydrolase: protein MSKKRVLISVSDKSGLIEFARFLEAQNYELISTGGTFKHLKDAGLNPIQIDEVTNFPEMLDGRVKTLHPKVHGGLLAVRANEEHMKTVQEHGIELIDMVIVNLYPFFENVNKDISLHEKVEFIDIGGPSMLRSAAKNFDSVTVITDVEDYATVRLEMEQNGDSYIETRKKLAGKVFNLTSAYDAAISRMLLDEEYPTYLNASYKKVSDLRYGENPHQTAAYYVSTFENGAMKDFEQLGGKELSFNNLRDMDLCWKVVTEFKEEMACCAVKHSTPCGVAIGTSALETYQKTFECDPVSIFGGIVAMNYKIDAATAEELNKTFLEIVMAPDFDEEALEVLRKKKNLRIIKIVNPVSDKQTWVKIDGGILVQDNDNHFSDDIKVVTDVQPSEEQKKALLFSQRVVKYVKSNAIVVSNGIQAFGIGGGQVNRIWATEQAIERAKEKFSGDLVLASDAFFPFRDVVDFCAKEGIKAIIQPGGSVKDQDSIEAANEHGIPMMFTGVRHFLH from the coding sequence ATGAGTAAAAAGAGAGTTTTAATCAGTGTTTCTGACAAAAGCGGATTGATCGAATTCGCCCGGTTTTTGGAAGCCCAGAATTATGAGTTGATTTCTACGGGAGGAACGTTCAAACATTTGAAAGATGCTGGTTTAAATCCGATTCAGATCGATGAGGTAACCAATTTCCCTGAAATGCTGGATGGAAGAGTAAAAACCCTTCACCCGAAAGTTCACGGAGGCCTTTTGGCTGTACGTGCCAACGAAGAGCATATGAAAACCGTTCAGGAACACGGAATAGAGCTGATCGATATGGTTATTGTAAACCTTTATCCTTTCTTTGAAAATGTGAACAAAGACATTTCTTTACATGAAAAAGTAGAGTTTATCGATATCGGAGGCCCTTCAATGCTTCGTTCTGCAGCCAAGAATTTCGATTCCGTTACCGTAATTACCGATGTGGAAGATTATGCAACCGTAAGACTGGAAATGGAACAGAACGGTGATTCCTACATCGAAACCCGTAAAAAACTTGCCGGAAAAGTATTCAACCTGACTTCAGCGTATGATGCTGCTATCTCCAGAATGCTTTTAGATGAAGAATATCCGACTTATCTTAATGCATCTTACAAAAAAGTATCCGACTTAAGATACGGCGAAAACCCTCACCAGACTGCTGCTTATTACGTTTCTACTTTCGAGAACGGAGCGATGAAAGATTTCGAACAGCTTGGCGGTAAAGAGCTTTCCTTCAATAACCTTCGTGATATGGACCTTTGCTGGAAAGTAGTCACTGAGTTTAAAGAAGAAATGGCTTGCTGCGCTGTGAAGCACTCTACTCCTTGTGGTGTAGCCATCGGAACTTCAGCTCTGGAAACTTACCAGAAAACTTTCGAATGTGACCCGGTTTCCATCTTTGGCGGAATTGTTGCAATGAACTACAAAATCGATGCGGCAACAGCTGAAGAGCTGAACAAAACGTTCCTTGAGATCGTAATGGCTCCGGATTTTGATGAAGAAGCTCTTGAAGTTTTAAGAAAAAAGAAAAACCTCAGAATCATAAAGATTGTAAACCCGGTTTCCGACAAGCAGACATGGGTGAAGATCGATGGAGGTATCCTGGTTCAGGATAACGATAACCATTTCTCTGACGATATCAAAGTTGTAACTGATGTACAGCCTTCAGAAGAGCAGAAAAAGGCCCTTCTATTCTCCCAGAGAGTTGTGAAGTATGTAAAATCGAACGCTATTGTGGTTTCCAACGGTATCCAGGCCTTCGGAATCGGTGGCGGACAGGTGAACAGAATCTGGGCAACCGAACAGGCTATTGAAAGAGCAAAAGAGAAATTCTCAGGAGATCTTGTTTTGGCTTCTGATGCATTTTTCCCTTTCCGTGACGTAGTAGATTTCTGTGCCAAAGAAGGTATCAAAGCCATCATCCAGCCGGGTGGAAGTGTAAAAGATCAGGACAGTATAGAAGCTGCCAATGAGCACGGTATCCCAATGATGTTTACCGGAGTAAGACATTTTTTACACTAA
- a CDS encoding pirin family protein — translation MKTVYHKADSRGHANHGWLNSYHTFSFANYQNKDRTNFGVLRVLNDDTVSQGMGFGTHPHRDMEIISIPLEGDLEHKDSMGTTAVIKKGEIQVMSAGTGVMHSEYNKNKDEAVKFLQIWIFPKELNVEPRYDQKSIKEGEKINGFQQILSPNKNDDGVWIHQDAWFNLANFKAGNGKNYMLNKKGNGVYAFVLKGSAKVGDRILNERDGLGIWDTQSFNIEAVEDTEILLMEVPMELPAYLK, via the coding sequence ATGAAAACAGTATATCATAAAGCAGATTCAAGAGGCCATGCCAACCATGGATGGTTAAACAGCTACCATACATTCAGCTTTGCCAATTATCAGAATAAAGACAGAACGAATTTTGGGGTATTGAGAGTTTTAAATGATGATACCGTTTCCCAGGGAATGGGATTTGGTACCCACCCGCACAGGGACATGGAAATTATTTCTATTCCTCTTGAAGGAGATCTGGAACATAAAGATTCTATGGGAACCACTGCCGTGATCAAAAAAGGAGAGATCCAGGTAATGAGCGCCGGAACGGGTGTAATGCACAGTGAGTACAACAAAAATAAGGATGAAGCGGTAAAATTTCTTCAGATCTGGATATTTCCCAAAGAACTGAATGTTGAACCGAGATATGACCAGAAAAGCATCAAAGAAGGTGAAAAAATTAATGGATTCCAGCAGATTTTGTCTCCTAATAAAAATGATGACGGAGTTTGGATTCATCAGGATGCCTGGTTCAATCTGGCTAATTTTAAAGCCGGAAACGGTAAAAACTATATGCTGAACAAAAAAGGAAACGGTGTTTATGCATTTGTTTTAAAAGGAAGCGCCAAAGTAGGAGACAGGATCCTGAACGAAAGAGACGGTCTTGGAATCTGGGATACCCAGAGCTTTAACATTGAAGCCGTGGAAGATACAGAAATCCTGTTAATGGAAGTACCAATGGAACTGCCGGCCTATTTAAAATAG